One genomic window of Cellulophaga sp. Hel_I_12 includes the following:
- a CDS encoding CAP domain-containing protein: MKMRMHYAILVLFVLTISSCGKESIEDTVTIESENVVLIENEVLKLVNNYRGSKNYNTLEFSPVAYKYANVHTEYMIAKGNINHDNFTSRASGIASEINVSEVAENVAKNYSTALQAFENWMKSTDHRKAIEGNYSHTAVSVKMDKNGNYYYTQLFFRKAQDLN; this comes from the coding sequence ATGAAAATGAGAATGCACTATGCAATCTTAGTTTTATTTGTATTAACGATTAGCTCTTGCGGTAAAGAGTCAATAGAAGATACAGTTACAATAGAATCTGAGAATGTAGTTTTGATTGAAAATGAAGTACTAAAATTAGTAAATAACTATAGAGGCTCTAAAAATTATAATACTTTAGAATTTAGCCCAGTAGCGTATAAATATGCCAATGTACATACAGAGTACATGATTGCTAAAGGAAACATAAATCATGATAATTTTACATCAAGAGCTTCTGGAATTGCTTCTGAAATAAATGTTTCAGAGGTTGCCGAAAATGTAGCTAAAAATTATAGTACTGCTTTGCAAGCTTTTGAAAATTGGATGAAAAGTACCGATCACCGTAAAGCAATAGAAGGAAATTATAGTCATACTGCCGTAAGTGTTAAAATGGATAAAAATGGGAATTACTACTATACCCAGTTATTTTTCAGAAAAGCTCAGGATTTAAATTAA
- a CDS encoding 3-hydroxyanthranilate 3,4-dioxygenase, which produces MAIAPPFNLTKWISENRDLLKPPVGNKNLYTESGDYIVMIVAGPNARKDYHYNETEELFYQLEGFIKVHIQEDGQKKTMELGPGDMYLHPAKTPHSPERGENSIGLVIERKRNHLKVDDGLLWFCDNCNHKLYEAYFTLNDIEKDFLAHFKHFYNSKELRTCDNCGAVMPVDERFIAKE; this is translated from the coding sequence ATGGCTATTGCACCTCCTTTTAATCTAACCAAATGGATTTCAGAAAATAGAGACCTCCTAAAGCCGCCAGTTGGTAATAAAAACTTATATACCGAATCTGGGGATTATATTGTGATGATCGTTGCTGGACCCAATGCGCGTAAAGATTATCATTATAACGAAACTGAAGAATTATTTTATCAATTAGAAGGCTTTATAAAAGTACATATACAAGAAGATGGTCAAAAAAAGACCATGGAACTTGGCCCTGGGGACATGTATTTACACCCTGCTAAAACACCACACTCACCTGAGCGAGGAGAAAATTCTATAGGTTTAGTCATCGAAAGAAAAAGAAATCACCTTAAGGTCGATGATGGTTTACTTTGGTTTTGTGACAACTGCAATCACAAATTATACGAAGCTTACTTTACTTTAAATGATATAGAAAAAGATTTCTTAGCGCATTTTAAACATTTTTATAATTCAAAAGAATTGCGTACTTGTGACAATTGTGGTGCTGTTATGCCTGTTGACGAACGTTTTATTGCTAAAGAATAA
- a CDS encoding DUF1304 domain-containing protein — MTITLNILIGSIALLHLYFMWFEMFAWTTKGRKVFYKFPKDLFEPTKQMAANQGLYNGFLAAGLLWTFFIANMEWKTNIALFFLSCVVIAGIYGAYSVERKIFFIQALPAILAILFLFIS; from the coding sequence ATGACCATTACATTAAATATACTGATTGGAAGTATAGCCCTTCTGCACCTATACTTTATGTGGTTCGAAATGTTTGCATGGACCACTAAAGGAAGAAAAGTATTTTATAAATTCCCAAAAGACCTCTTTGAACCCACCAAACAAATGGCTGCAAATCAAGGTTTGTATAATGGATTTTTAGCAGCAGGCCTGCTTTGGACATTTTTTATAGCTAATATGGAATGGAAAACTAATATTGCCCTATTTTTTCTAAGTTGTGTAGTAATCGCTGGAATTTATGGTGCGTATAGTGTGGAACGTAAAATATTTTTTATTCAGGCTTTACCTGCTATTTTAGCTATTCTTTTCTTATTCATTAGTTAA
- a CDS encoding aldehyde dehydrogenase family protein has product MSKIAADFGINEALKILGVKELNHGSSTGSDSFGSGDEISSFSPVDGALIAKVKSTTQADYDKVMASATAAFATWRTKPAPLRGEIVRQFGDKLREYKEPLGKLVSYEMGKSYQEGLGEVQEMIDICDFAVGLSRQLHGLTMHSERPGHRMYEQYHPLGVVGIISAFNFPVAVWAWNTALAWICGDVCIWKPSEKTPLCGIACQNIAAEVFKANNLPEGISCLINGDYTVGEMMTKDTRIPLISATGSTRMGKIVAQTVAGRLGKSLLELGGNNAIIVTPDADIKMTVIGAVFGAVGTAGQRCTSTRRLIIHDSIYDQVKDALVSAYQQLSIGNPLDENNHVGPIIDKDAVASYEKALASVVIEGGKFIVEGGVLSGEGYESGCYVKPAIAEAKNSFAIVQHETFAPVLYLLKYSGEVTDALAIQNGVAQGLSSAIMTNNLREAELFLSTNGSDCGIANVNIGTSGAEIGGAFGGEKETGGGRESGSDAWKIYMRRQTNTINYTTELPLAQGIKFNL; this is encoded by the coding sequence ATGTCAAAAATAGCTGCAGATTTCGGTATCAATGAAGCTCTTAAAATTTTAGGAGTTAAAGAATTAAATCATGGTTCATCAACTGGATCGGATAGTTTTGGTTCAGGAGATGAAATTTCATCGTTTTCCCCTGTCGATGGTGCCTTAATTGCAAAAGTAAAGAGCACCACCCAAGCAGATTATGATAAAGTTATGGCATCAGCCACAGCAGCTTTTGCAACATGGAGAACGAAACCTGCACCTTTACGTGGCGAAATTGTGCGTCAGTTTGGTGATAAGTTAAGGGAATATAAAGAACCTTTAGGGAAATTAGTCTCTTACGAAATGGGAAAGTCGTACCAAGAAGGTCTTGGAGAGGTACAAGAAATGATTGATATCTGTGATTTTGCAGTTGGGTTATCACGGCAATTACACGGACTAACGATGCATTCTGAACGTCCAGGACATAGAATGTATGAACAATATCATCCTTTAGGTGTTGTTGGTATTATATCTGCTTTTAATTTTCCGGTGGCTGTTTGGGCATGGAATACGGCATTGGCATGGATTTGTGGTGATGTTTGTATATGGAAACCTTCAGAAAAAACACCTCTATGTGGTATCGCTTGTCAAAATATAGCTGCCGAAGTATTTAAAGCAAATAACTTACCAGAAGGTATTTCTTGTTTAATCAATGGGGACTATACGGTTGGAGAAATGATGACGAAAGATACAAGAATACCATTAATTTCAGCGACAGGTTCTACAAGAATGGGGAAAATAGTAGCGCAAACTGTTGCAGGTCGTTTAGGTAAATCACTCTTAGAATTAGGCGGTAATAATGCCATTATTGTTACGCCAGATGCCGATATTAAAATGACGGTAATAGGTGCTGTTTTTGGCGCCGTTGGTACCGCTGGCCAACGCTGTACCTCAACACGGCGTTTAATAATACACGACAGTATTTATGACCAAGTAAAAGATGCATTAGTTTCGGCGTACCAACAACTTAGTATTGGCAATCCTTTAGATGAAAATAATCACGTGGGCCCAATAATTGATAAAGATGCCGTTGCCAGTTATGAGAAAGCTTTAGCCTCGGTAGTTATAGAAGGTGGCAAGTTTATTGTAGAAGGTGGTGTGTTATCAGGAGAGGGCTATGAAAGCGGTTGTTATGTTAAACCAGCCATTGCAGAAGCTAAAAATTCATTTGCCATTGTACAACACGAAACTTTTGCTCCTGTACTTTACCTTTTAAAATATTCAGGTGAAGTAACAGATGCGCTTGCCATACAAAACGGTGTAGCTCAAGGATTATCATCAGCTATTATGACAAATAATTTAAGAGAAGCTGAACTTTTTCTTTCTACAAATGGAAGCGATTGTGGAATTGCCAATGTAAATATTGGTACTTCAGGTGCTGAAATTGGTGGTGCCTTCGGTGGTGAAAAAGAAACAGGCGGTGGAAGAGAGTCCGGATCTGATGCTTGGAAAATTTATATGAGAAGACAAACCAACACCATTAATTATACCACAGAACTGCCTTTAGCGCAAGGCATTAAATTTAATTTATAA
- a CDS encoding acyl-ACP desaturase produces the protein MSAKNIRIEVMRAIEGKVNGFIDQYLIPTEEIWQPTDFLPDSQSDGFLDAVKQIQEESKELGYDFWVTMVADTITEEALPTYESWLMDVEGIDQHGENKNGWSKWVRHWTAEENRHGDVLNKYLYLSGRVNMREVEMTTQHLIADGFDIGTDRDPYKNFIYTSFQELATNISHKRVGQMAKKKGNVLLGKMCTIIAGDEMRHHLAYREFVKSIFDQDPSQMMLAFADMMKKKIVMPAHFLRESGGTIGTAFENFSNCAQRLGVYTALDYIDILKKLNAYWELDNIRALNDDAERARDYLMKLPDRLERIATRMKFPDDQYQFKWVEANGRF, from the coding sequence ATGTCAGCAAAGAATATTAGAATAGAGGTTATGCGAGCTATTGAGGGCAAAGTTAATGGCTTTATAGACCAGTATCTTATTCCTACGGAAGAAATTTGGCAGCCAACAGATTTTTTGCCAGATTCTCAAAGCGATGGTTTTTTAGATGCTGTGAAGCAAATTCAAGAAGAATCTAAAGAGCTCGGGTATGACTTTTGGGTAACCATGGTTGCTGATACGATTACAGAAGAGGCTTTACCAACTTATGAATCATGGTTGATGGATGTTGAAGGAATCGATCAACATGGCGAAAATAAAAACGGTTGGTCTAAATGGGTTCGCCATTGGACTGCTGAAGAAAACCGTCATGGTGATGTGCTAAACAAATATTTATACCTTTCTGGACGTGTTAATATGCGTGAAGTCGAAATGACTACACAACACTTGATAGCAGATGGTTTTGATATAGGTACGGATAGAGACCCTTATAAGAATTTTATATACACTTCTTTCCAAGAGTTAGCCACGAATATTTCTCATAAAAGGGTAGGGCAAATGGCGAAGAAAAAAGGCAACGTGCTTTTAGGTAAAATGTGTACAATTATAGCGGGTGATGAAATGCGTCACCATTTGGCATACCGAGAGTTTGTGAAATCAATCTTTGATCAGGACCCAAGTCAAATGATGTTGGCTTTTGCCGATATGATGAAGAAAAAAATTGTCATGCCTGCCCATTTTTTAAGAGAATCAGGAGGAACCATAGGCACTGCTTTTGAGAATTTTTCAAATTGTGCACAGCGTTTAGGGGTCTACACGGCTTTAGATTATATTGACATTTTGAAAAAATTAAACGCTTATTGGGAATTAGATAACATAAGAGCACTTAACGATGATGCCGAACGTGCTAGAGATTATTTAATGAAATTGCCAGATCGTTTAGAGCGCATAGCTACGAGAATGAAATTTCCTGACGATCAATACCAATTTAAATGGGTTGAGGCCAACGGAAGGTTTTAA
- a CDS encoding metallophosphoesterase, which translates to MKRTLVIGDIHSGLKALQQVLYKAKLTTEDHLIFLGDYVDGWSEAVETINFLIELNKSHQCTFIRGNHDELCYLWLKEGKDNPLWYQHGGEATVKSYGKTNGNTINVHLEFYEKLENYYLDPQNRLFLHAGFTNLKGIEYEYFSKNFYWDRTLWELVLSMNPGLKKNDQFYPKRLLHYSEIYIGHTPVTRIGETTPQNAANVWNIDTGAAFKGPLSIIDVVTKQVWQSDPVHTFYPSELGRN; encoded by the coding sequence ATGAAGAGAACATTAGTTATCGGAGATATTCATTCAGGATTGAAAGCTTTACAGCAAGTTTTATACAAAGCAAAATTAACGACCGAAGATCACCTTATTTTTTTAGGAGACTATGTAGATGGTTGGAGTGAGGCCGTTGAAACAATTAATTTTTTAATTGAACTAAACAAAAGCCACCAATGTACTTTTATTCGCGGTAACCATGATGAATTGTGTTATTTGTGGTTAAAAGAAGGGAAAGATAACCCACTGTGGTACCAACACGGTGGGGAGGCCACCGTAAAATCCTATGGTAAAACCAATGGCAATACCATAAATGTACATCTTGAGTTTTATGAAAAATTAGAAAATTATTACCTAGATCCACAAAATCGTTTGTTTCTTCACGCAGGATTCACTAACTTAAAGGGTATTGAATATGAGTATTTTTCTAAAAACTTTTATTGGGACAGAACGCTTTGGGAATTGGTTCTTTCGATGAATCCTGGTTTAAAAAAGAATGATCAATTTTATCCAAAGCGATTATTACATTATTCTGAAATATATATTGGGCACACCCCAGTAACACGGATTGGAGAAACAACACCCCAAAATGCTGCGAATGTATGGAATATTGACACTGGAGCGGCATTTAAAGGCCCACTATCAATCATAGACGTAGTCACAAAACAGGTTTGGCAGAGTGATCCGGTGCATACATTTTATCCCAGTGAACTAGGAAGAAACTGA
- a CDS encoding SPFH domain-containing protein produces the protein MGLFDEIKKKLSNEFIDIIEWLDTTNETIVHRFERYQNEIKNNAQLIVREGQVAVFINEGQLADVFKPGTHTLSTQNLPILSTLKGWKYGFDSPFKAEVYFVSTRLFTDEKWGTKNAIILNDERFGLTEIRAFGTYSFKISDAGKFIINVVGTDGNFTNYEINEHLKSLIVTRFTDTVGEAKLPIELYAANTSELSEACQEVMQPEFGRVGIELEKFYIENVSMPEELKKEIFEYSRLDKLDMAKLTQFKTAKAIEEAAKNEGGTAGAGMGMGMGFVLAQQMGGLMQPQMGQGQPAQTQAFPPPMPVQIMYHYASNGTQMGPVNLNKLKELFANRTINKDSLIWKQGMTNWMALQEIEELKVFLGGNTPPPLPQ, from the coding sequence ATGGGACTATTTGATGAAATAAAAAAGAAGCTAAGCAATGAGTTTATAGATATCATAGAATGGCTAGATACTACGAATGAAACCATTGTACATCGTTTTGAGCGTTACCAAAATGAAATTAAAAATAATGCCCAGCTTATTGTACGCGAAGGACAAGTTGCAGTTTTTATCAACGAAGGGCAATTGGCCGATGTTTTTAAACCAGGAACCCACACCTTAAGCACTCAAAACTTACCTATTTTATCCACGCTAAAAGGTTGGAAATATGGCTTTGATAGTCCGTTTAAGGCTGAAGTTTACTTTGTAAGTACACGCCTCTTCACGGATGAAAAATGGGGAACTAAAAATGCCATAATATTAAATGATGAACGTTTCGGGCTCACGGAAATTCGGGCTTTTGGAACGTATAGTTTTAAAATTTCTGATGCGGGTAAGTTTATAATTAATGTTGTAGGTACCGATGGTAATTTTACCAATTATGAAATTAACGAACATTTAAAAAGTTTAATTGTCACTCGCTTTACGGATACCGTTGGAGAGGCTAAATTACCTATTGAATTATATGCTGCAAATACCTCAGAATTATCTGAGGCTTGTCAAGAAGTAATGCAACCTGAATTTGGTCGTGTTGGTATTGAATTGGAGAAATTTTATATAGAAAATGTATCGATGCCCGAAGAACTCAAAAAGGAAATTTTTGAGTACAGTAGGCTTGACAAGTTAGATATGGCTAAACTTACCCAATTTAAAACGGCTAAAGCTATTGAAGAAGCTGCTAAAAATGAAGGCGGTACTGCCGGAGCTGGTATGGGTATGGGTATGGGCTTTGTATTGGCCCAACAAATGGGTGGGCTTATGCAGCCACAAATGGGTCAAGGTCAGCCAGCACAAACACAGGCTTTTCCGCCGCCAATGCCAGTACAAATAATGTATCATTACGCATCGAATGGCACGCAAATGGGACCTGTAAATCTCAATAAATTAAAAGAGTTATTTGCTAATAGAACCATCAATAAAGATTCTTTAATTTGGAAGCAAGGCATGACAAATTGGATGGCATTGCAAGAAATTGAGGAGTTAAAGGTTTTTTTAGGGGGTAACACACCACCACCACTACCACAATAG
- a CDS encoding carbohydrate kinase: MKKVFCVGELLIDFVAEKQGSDLSKAKEFTKKAGGAPANVACAIGRLGGASSFIGCVGDDPFGNFLAGILDQIKVDISFLQRSKTFTTLAFVSLAEDGERDFVFNRGADKELGYDKALKNSFKNNMLHLGAATSFLGGALEDTYSRYFRDAIQAQTFISFDPNYRLDLWKNNEATFIKKCLPFIEGSHLCKFSAEEAQLISGKENLEEACDKLHQIGTQIITITLGAGGTLLSTPSSKKIIPSIKVSPVDTTGAGDAFIGCLLYQISNLPNLDTIFKDKNILEHMVLIANKAGAITTTNYGAIESLPTLSQLES, translated from the coding sequence ATGAAAAAAGTATTTTGTGTCGGTGAACTTCTCATCGATTTTGTTGCTGAAAAGCAAGGCAGTGATCTTTCTAAAGCAAAAGAATTTACAAAAAAAGCAGGTGGTGCACCTGCTAATGTGGCCTGTGCTATAGGGCGTTTAGGTGGCGCAAGTTCATTTATTGGCTGTGTGGGCGATGATCCTTTTGGAAATTTTTTAGCAGGTATTTTAGATCAAATTAAGGTCGATATTTCATTCTTACAACGCTCTAAAACCTTTACTACCCTCGCCTTTGTTTCGTTAGCCGAAGACGGTGAACGCGATTTTGTTTTTAACCGAGGAGCCGATAAAGAATTAGGCTATGACAAAGCCCTGAAAAATAGTTTTAAAAATAACATGCTGCATTTAGGTGCTGCGACTTCATTTTTAGGAGGCGCGCTTGAAGACACGTATTCACGTTATTTTCGAGATGCCATTCAGGCACAAACCTTTATAAGTTTTGACCCAAATTATAGGCTTGATTTATGGAAAAATAATGAAGCTACTTTTATTAAAAAGTGCTTGCCTTTTATAGAAGGCTCCCATTTGTGTAAATTTAGTGCAGAAGAAGCGCAACTTATTTCTGGTAAAGAAAACCTAGAAGAAGCTTGCGATAAATTGCATCAAATAGGCACTCAAATTATTACCATAACCCTAGGTGCTGGAGGCACCTTATTAAGCACACCAAGTAGCAAAAAAATAATCCCTAGTATAAAAGTTTCTCCTGTAGATACAACTGGCGCAGGGGATGCTTTTATTGGATGCCTATTATATCAAATTTCAAATTTACCAAACTTAGATACCATTTTTAAGGACAAAAACATCCTTGAACATATGGTACTTATAGCCAATAAAGCGGGTGCTATAACCACTACAAATTATGGCGCTATTGAATCTTTACCCACTTTAAGTCAATTAGAATCTTAG
- a CDS encoding alpha-amylase family glycosyl hydrolase — translation MNQNSLHQLLGKSKFKNLDKAALDDLFELRLATNSTLIKDLFFSLYPEENHIADFKKLLSLLPQLFKNRPIDLKKQDIERLQKGTWYQSEKIVGMQLYVDHFNKDINGLSEKLHYFETLGVNFLHLMPITTRPKEENDGGYAVNSYTEVDKKYGTKNDLLNLTQKLRKKGMFLMLDFVVNHTSDEFSWAKKAQKGDLKYQNYYYTYPDRKIPDAFERSLPEVFPSSSPGNFTYNHDMQKWVMTVFNSYQWDLNYSNPEVFYEMLTKLIKLADLGVDVVRFDALAFLWKKIGTDSQNLPEAHALISLFRMCLQIVAPGVILLAEAIVSPYEIMKYFGEKQYKGNECEVAYNATLMALLWEAIATTKTQLLYRSLQHLPQKPKSATWINYVRCHDDIGLGFEDQEVYNLGLDARQHRLFLLNYYTRKLSWSQARGEMFMYNPKTGDGRITGSTASLLGLEAALAKNKPEDITTAIKKIKMMHSIILAYGGIPLIYAGDEIGTLNDYSYKSDPNKKQDSRWVNRPQQNWATIADLEKKKTPESDIYYTLKNLIEIRKNNPVFADHNNFRLHQNENPHLLIFERYAEKERILIICNFDTHPQSIDRSWLDHIEFWITEKTIDLISNTSLILKNNTLEIEAYATYWMLKN, via the coding sequence ATGAATCAAAATTCGTTACACCAACTGTTAGGAAAATCTAAATTTAAAAATTTAGATAAAGCCGCTTTAGATGATCTTTTTGAATTGCGATTAGCCACCAACAGCACCCTGATAAAAGACCTGTTTTTTTCCTTATATCCTGAGGAAAACCATATAGCAGACTTTAAAAAACTACTCTCTTTATTACCGCAACTATTTAAAAACAGGCCCATTGATTTAAAAAAACAAGATATAGAACGACTGCAAAAAGGAACTTGGTACCAATCTGAAAAAATAGTTGGTATGCAATTGTATGTAGATCATTTTAACAAAGATATTAATGGTCTTTCTGAAAAACTACATTACTTTGAAACCTTAGGCGTTAATTTTTTACACTTAATGCCCATTACTACCAGGCCTAAAGAAGAAAATGATGGCGGTTATGCCGTAAACAGCTATACGGAGGTTGATAAAAAATACGGCACAAAAAACGATTTACTGAATTTGACTCAAAAATTACGTAAAAAGGGTATGTTTCTCATGCTTGATTTTGTAGTAAACCATACTTCAGATGAATTTTCTTGGGCTAAAAAGGCTCAAAAGGGCGATTTAAAATACCAAAACTACTATTACACCTATCCTGACCGCAAGATTCCTGATGCCTTTGAACGGTCACTTCCAGAAGTTTTTCCTAGCTCATCACCTGGCAACTTTACCTATAATCATGACATGCAAAAATGGGTCATGACCGTTTTTAATTCATACCAATGGGATTTAAATTATAGCAATCCAGAGGTGTTTTACGAAATGCTGACCAAGCTTATAAAACTTGCTGATTTAGGAGTAGATGTCGTTCGATTTGATGCATTGGCCTTTCTTTGGAAGAAAATAGGTACGGACTCTCAAAACTTACCCGAGGCACATGCCTTAATAAGTTTATTTAGAATGTGCCTCCAAATAGTAGCTCCTGGCGTCATTCTTTTAGCAGAAGCCATTGTTTCACCTTATGAAATCATGAAGTATTTTGGGGAAAAGCAGTACAAAGGAAACGAATGTGAAGTAGCCTACAACGCTACCTTAATGGCCTTATTATGGGAGGCGATCGCCACTACAAAAACACAGTTGTTGTATAGAAGCCTACAGCATTTACCCCAAAAACCTAAAAGTGCTACATGGATAAATTACGTTCGATGCCATGATGATATTGGTTTAGGATTTGAAGATCAAGAGGTGTACAACCTAGGTCTTGATGCGCGACAACACCGCTTATTTTTGTTAAATTATTACACTCGAAAATTAAGCTGGTCACAAGCAAGAGGTGAAATGTTTATGTACAACCCCAAAACAGGGGATGGCAGAATTACAGGCAGTACCGCTTCATTACTTGGTTTAGAAGCTGCCTTAGCTAAAAATAAGCCTGAAGATATAACAACCGCCATCAAAAAAATTAAAATGATGCATAGCATTATTTTGGCCTATGGTGGTATTCCTTTAATTTACGCAGGAGATGAAATTGGCACCCTTAATGACTACTCCTATAAAAGTGATCCTAATAAAAAACAAGACAGCCGTTGGGTGAACAGACCGCAACAAAATTGGGCTACTATCGCAGATTTAGAAAAGAAAAAAACACCAGAATCTGATATCTATTATACCCTAAAAAATTTGATAGAAATTCGTAAAAATAATCCGGTATTTGCAGATCATAACAATTTTAGGCTACACCAAAATGAAAATCCTCATCTTTTAATTTTTGAACGATACGCTGAAAAAGAGCGCATTTTGATTATTTGTAATTTTGATACGCACCCACAAAGCATTGATAGGTCTTGGTTAGACCATATCGAATTTTGGATCACTGAAAAAACGATAGATCTAATTAGCAATACCTCTTTGATTCTTAAAAATAATACACTTGAAATTGAAGCTTACGCCACGTATTGGATGCTCAAAAACTAA